Proteins encoded together in one Nostoc sp. PCC 7524 window:
- a CDS encoding IS701 family transposase, with product MKETTPTAMPPCFERWCQRFDDVFTHKAQKREFRHYIGGLLGESERKNLFQMADNAVGVTYHRLHHFLTEAPWSSGQVNERRLEIMNKCSQTRISRGFSLIIDDSGHRKSGNFTAGVGRQYIGEIGKTDNGIVVVTTHLYDGRKSLPLDIELYQHADSLAQGKQDPLFEKKPELAIKLIDQALNRKYQPGIVIVDAGYGNNTSFLLELEKRQLKYLGGLAKNRKVTVNQTDNIQQTIRLDELAQSLPKEAFTEIQTDLDKPKTLWVVTCEVEISSLTGKRNIAIVMNASTFSAATDIDYFITNISSSIVTPQWIVDTYSQRNWVEVFYREAKGWLGLKEYQVRDKRSLLRHFILVFCAYTFILWHQLTGGLRRRWANKPLNTFTEALEAFRTAMSFRFIDWLNLNRDVFAAYKASLGYIWA from the coding sequence ATGAAAGAAACCACTCCCACAGCGATGCCCCCGTGCTTTGAAAGATGGTGTCAAAGATTTGATGATGTGTTTACTCATAAAGCTCAAAAAAGAGAGTTTAGACACTATATAGGGGGATTACTGGGGGAAAGTGAGAGAAAAAACCTGTTTCAAATGGCGGATAATGCTGTAGGTGTAACTTACCACCGATTACATCACTTTTTGACCGAAGCACCTTGGTCTAGTGGGCAGGTGAATGAGCGTCGATTGGAAATCATGAATAAGTGCAGTCAAACGAGAATTAGTAGAGGTTTTAGCTTAATAATTGATGATTCTGGTCATAGAAAAAGTGGTAATTTTACTGCTGGTGTGGGGAGACAGTATATTGGAGAAATTGGCAAAACAGATAATGGAATCGTAGTAGTAACAACGCATTTATATGATGGCAGAAAAAGCTTACCGTTAGATATAGAGTTATATCAACACGCTGATTCTTTAGCTCAAGGAAAACAAGATCCTCTATTTGAGAAAAAACCAGAACTAGCAATCAAGTTAATAGATCAAGCCCTAAACAGAAAATATCAACCTGGGATAGTAATTGTAGATGCTGGATATGGCAACAATACATCATTTTTATTAGAGTTGGAAAAACGGCAATTAAAATATTTAGGAGGATTAGCTAAAAATCGAAAAGTAACAGTTAATCAAACAGATAATATTCAACAAACAATTCGGTTAGATGAATTAGCCCAGAGCTTACCCAAAGAGGCTTTCACAGAAATTCAAACAGATTTGGATAAACCCAAAACATTATGGGTAGTAACTTGTGAAGTGGAAATATCAAGTTTAACTGGAAAGCGAAATATTGCTATCGTCATGAATGCTTCTACTTTCTCAGCAGCCACCGATATTGACTACTTCATCACTAATATATCTTCATCAATTGTTACACCACAATGGATAGTTGATACATATTCTCAAAGGAATTGGGTAGAAGTTTTTTACAGGGAAGCTAAAGGATGGTTAGGACTTAAAGAATATCAAGTTCGTGATAAAAGGAGTTTACTGCGCCATTTTATTTTGGTTTTCTGTGCCTATACTTTTATTCTTTGGCATCAGTTAACTGGAGGATTAAGACGACGGTGGGCAAACAAACCTTTAAATACTTTTACTGAAGCTTTAGAAGCTTTCAGAACAGCCATGTCTTTTCGATTTATTGATTGGTTGAACTTAAATCGTGACGTGTTTGCTGCTTACAAAGCTAGTTTGGGTTACATTTGGGCTTGA
- a CDS encoding ChaB family protein gives MPYKQIQDLPNSVKSHLPQHAQEIFRAAFNSAEEEYSEEERAFRVAWSAVKRDYEKGDDGNWHKKPE, from the coding sequence ATGCCTTACAAACAGATTCAAGACTTACCAAATTCGGTCAAATCACATTTACCCCAACACGCCCAAGAGATTTTTCGAGCAGCGTTTAACAGTGCTGAAGAAGAATATAGTGAAGAAGAACGCGCCTTTCGTGTTGCTTGGAGTGCTGTTAAGCGTGACTACGAAAAAGGTGATGATGGTAATTGGCACAAAAAGCCAGAATAG